From the Theileria equi strain WA chromosome 4 map unlocalized gcontig_1105316255041, whole genome shotgun sequence genome, one window contains:
- a CDS encoding signal peptide containing protein (encoded by transcript BEWA_047090A) produces the protein MKVFFILVATCLLGFCHCKRSRAITDRPVTDELDDFAEDEVVNECHIGEKRRSGLRGRGQSWDMDSTAVYEEEYTRSFSRRRNDESIAYIAAEDSRRLPYSRHTITLDIFSLTSSLCQCFGYSFAGNAMRLVVPKNGITVTQIMKGEENVWTPSSGEIFDHAKVYLNKDDEPELVLVVAKTSTKVKEHYLELKDGEEWQDCTGNHEEMIEDLRNPVQCISDFDIDLFAYEDTDECRIFEVDLLGVTTKHFYPRPGHFATRVMDGNRELWKSPKYSHQSGSKVLRSSKYDDRCLSCLIYKKGIVELLEVTVVEYGSTQYKYFENTFGSWNEIDKKVFDKKADETQYEEYEEPISYFASKVDTSLFYIEEAEEDTVKFLKLTVKYGVKATELKYDEKQIWSSTWMVGSPCSSALLYMDKGRPTLAVIKTRSSSGTKSTVYKYYDGNKWRDTKEDDHKEKLAELKEKCRPGRILDISKKNSSVGTYYYHCHHNTCLHTFDLYNVNVAKVVDGEYIIWRATADTDQKCTHVQIAVVGDRETLTLTIQSDRERLIKFRKEGRRWQRV, from the coding sequence ATGAAGGTCTTTTTCATTCTTGTGGCAACTTGTCTACTAGGGTTCTGCCATTGCAAGAGGTCCAGAGCTATCACTGATAGACCAGTTACGGATGAATTAGACGACTTTGCAGAGGATGAAGTTGTCAACGAGTGTCACATAGGAGAGAAAAGGAGAAGTGGACTGAGAGGCAGAGGGCAAAGTTGGGATATGGACAGTACTGCTGTctatgaagaagagtatACTCGATCCTTTAGTCGTAGACGTAATGATGAAAGTATAGCATATATAGCTGCGGAGGATTCAAGGAGACTACCTTACTCTAGACATACTATCACTTTAGACATTTTTAGTCTAACTTCATCTCTGTGCCAATGCTTTGGGTATTCCTTTGCCGGTAATGCAATGAGGTTAGTGgttccaaagaatggtaTTACTGTTACACAGATCATGAAGGGTGAAGAAAATGTTTGGACTCCTTCATCCGGCGAGATATTTGACCATGCTAAAGTCTACCTAaacaaggatgatgaacCAGAACTTGTTCTTGTAGTGGCAAAGACATCCACTAAAGTAAAGGAGCATTATCTGGAGCTTAAGGATGGTGAGGAATGGCAGGATTGCACTGGGAACCATGAAGAAATGATTGAGGATTTAAGGAATCCTGTCCAATGTATTTCCGACTTTGACATCGATCTTTTTGCTTATGAGGATACTGATGAATGCAGAATCTTTGAGGTAGATCTTTTGGGAGTTACTACAAAACACTTTTATCCAAGACCTGGCCATTTTGCCACGAGAGTTATGGATGGTAATAGGGAGTTGTGGAAATCCCCAAAATATTCTCATCAATCGGGAAGTAAAGTGTTACGGAGTAGCAAATATGATGATCGTTGCCTTTCTTGTCTTATATATAAGAAAGGGATTGTGGAACTACTTGAGGTGACAGTTGTAGAATATGGTTCTACACAGTataagtactttgaaaataCTTTTGGATCATGGAATGAAATTGATAAGAAAGTGTTCGACAAAAAAGCGGACGAGACACAATATgaagaatatgaagaaCCTATAAGTTATTTCGCTTCCAAGGTAGATACCTCACTATTCTATATTGAAGAAGCAGAGGAAGATACTGTTAAGTTTCTTAAACTTACTGTAAAGTACGGTGTTAAGGCTACTGAGCTCAAGTATGATGAGAAGCAGATATGGTCTTCTACCTGGATGGTTGGTTCCCCTTGCTCTTCTGCATTACTGTACATGGACAAAGGTAGACCTACACTGGCTGTTATAAAGACAAGGAGTAGTAGTGGCACTAAATCCACGGTATATAAGTACTATGATGGTAACAAGTGGAGGGATACTAAAGAAGATGACCATAAGGAGAAGCTGGCTGAGCTAAAGGAGAAATGTAGGCCTGGAAGAATtctagacatttcaaaaaaGAATAGTTCGGTAGGCACATATTATTATCATTGTCATCACAACACATGTTTACACACTTTTGATCTCTACAATGTCAATGTGGCCAAAGTAGTAGATGGTGAATATATCATTTGGAGAGCCACTGCAGACACTGACCAAAAGTGCACACATGTACAAATTGCCGTTGTGGGAGATAGAGAAACTTTGACGCTAACGATACAATCTGATAGGGAAAGACTGATAAAATTCAGGAAGGAAGGTCGTAGATGGCAAAGGGTTTAA
- a CDS encoding hypothetical protein (encoded by transcript BEWA_047080A) — protein sequence MYKLGKRTRPSEPSEGNNKVQITSESVKRNLDNNVKNKDNDTKDQKKSQDLLSLFTSCMTALSTNKICSKNAFEVGIIDHMDDLVQLQGDSEDEDEAFEGTKRVSFTTASRVVEGACKVYGYRVEALYDKTYSVLMNVHSVNKTDAPKATRKSKVSRTGTLASTLAPEAEVTLNELPVDDISLDPYFLKISSLFDQSGAQGLLLNNLIINKDLSINLKTEADVSTGTSLALVPSNEVEGSNPKEQVHRALDDVNMLDDKVGNGIGDRDRSYRSISTTSDFENLQIAGTPDIGELTIEVAEPLVDLASSDAIVSYQDVDDTMFLDETKGRDAIANPKDASGDGRNILVDGQKIYDIIANWSLPLDFKSQFWDAQETVDGSSMDIYLEKLAKMQILPELGYFKRELEGINTKIYRLKNPNALVDEVDAPLEIADAPLSGSASVCDALDGRSSSDYTGDVDYEMDNADCMDGGLDGYDYLDDANSQEFYTENQKVSLMDRLDAIDIEGATKFSFYKKATESYSLYRKTVKPYFIKKEIGSPQANSPKSPECKVAVKSEMSLNESIMTYLGRALVDELDTIELSLPSKVAKKQEDVPDFTTSVYKFDNRFFTTLNVCENRLVKLSNDNQWLFDEERDNPVIQIIYTGPEISTYKSIESDFGGSCYDEYMDCIEGDVMEETPMDVGGAPGESNVSGYIDILKIKKTLSEIIHNQASDNTIDFEKAVKAILERLSQEEKDVLSPHVLFVCLLHVCNEQNLFLQQPEPLHDFQILLNASTEQHAKCA from the coding sequence ATGTACAAACTTGGAAAGAGAACCAGGCCCTCAGAACCCTCTGAGGGAAACAACAAAGTGCAGATAACGTCAGAGTCTGTAAAAAGAAATCTGGATaacaatgtaaagaataaagataatgatactaaAGATCAAAAGAAATCGCAGGATTTACTTTCCCTCTTCACAAGTTGTATGACTGCCTTGTCTACTAACAAAATTTGTAGCAAGAATGCCTTTGAGGTTGGCATTATCGACCATATGGATGACTTGGTGCAACTACAAGGAGATTCAGAGGATGAAGACGAGGCATTTGAAGGCACAAAAAGAGTCAGCTTTACCACCGCTTCTCGTGTAGTTGAGGGAGCATGTAAAGTTTATGGCTATCGTGTCGAGGCTCTTTACGACAAGACGTATAGTGTTTTAATGAATGTGCATTCCGTGAACAAAACAGATGCGCCAAAAGCTACCAGGAAGAGTAAAGTTTCAAGGACAGGAACTCTTGCCAGCACATTGGCCCCGGAAGCAGAGGTCACTTTAAACGAACTTCCAGTGGATGACATTTCTCTAGACCCGtactttttaaaaatttctTCCCTATTTGATCAATCTGGAGCCCAGGGTCTCTTACTTAATAACCTGATAATTAATAAGGATCTCTCTATTAACCTTAAAACAGAGGCAGATGTCTCAACTGGCACTTCATTAGCTCTAGTACCTTCCAATGAAGTGGAAGGTTCAAATCCCAAGGAGCAGGTACACCGTGCTCTGGATGATGTTAATATGTTagatgataaagttggaaatGGAATAGGTGATCGGGATCGCAGCTATCGCTCCATTTCTACTACATCtgattttgaaaatttgcaaatcGCAGGCACACCGGATATCGGAGAGCTAACTATTGAAGTCGCAGAGCCTCTTGTAGATTTAGCATCTTCTGATGCGATTGTATCATATCAAGATGTAGATGATACTATGTTTTTAGATGAGACAAAGGGACGTGATGCTATAGCAAACCCTAAGGATGCATCAGGAGATGGGAGGAACATCCTAGTTGATGGTCAGAAAATTTACGACATAATAGCAAACTGGAGTCTCCCGTTGGACTTCAAATCGCAATTTTGGGATGCTCAAGAAACAGTGGATGGGTCTTCCATGGATatatatttggaaaaattaGCAAAGATGCAGATACTGCCGGAGCTTGGCTATTTTAAACGAGAGTTGGAGGGTATCAATACAAAGATTTACAGACTAAAGAACCCAAATGCACTGGTAGATGAAGTTGATGCACCACTAGAGATCGCAGATGCTCCTCTTTCCGGTTCTGCATCTGTTTGTGATGCTTTAGATGGACGTAGCTCCAGTGATTATACGGGTGATGTAGATTATGAAATGGATAACGCTGACTGTATGGACGGCGGACTAGATGGCTATGACTATCTTGATGATGCAAATAGCCAAGAATTTTACACAGAGAATCAAAAGGTTTCACTAATGGACCGTTTGGATGCAATAGATATTGAGGGGGCAACGAAGTTTTCCTTTTATAAAAAGGCCACTGAATCATACTCGTTGTACAGAAAAACTGTAAAACCGTATTTcataaagaaggaaattgGTTCCCCGCAAGCAAATTCCCCTAAAAGTCCAGAGTGCAAAGTTGCAGTTAAATCAGAAATGAGTCTTAACGAATCAATCATGACTTATCTAGGCAGGGCACTTGTTGATGAATTGGATACTATAGAACTTTCACTTCCCTCCAAAGTGGCAAAGAAACAAGAGGATGTTCCCGACTTTACTACGTCTGTATACAAGTTTGACAATCGTTTCTTTACAACCCTTAATGTTTGCGAAAATAGACTAGTAAAGTTATCAAACGATAACCAATGGCTCTTTGATGAGGAGAGGGATAACCCAGTCATACAGATTATATATACTGGACCAGAAATTTCCACATACAAGAGTATAGAGAGTGATTTTGGTGGGAGTTGCTATGACGAGTACATGGACTGTATAGAAGGAGATGTTATGGAGGAAACGCCAATGGACGTTGGAGGGGCACCGGGAGAATCAAATGTCTCTGGATATATcgatattttaaagattaaGAAAACACTTTCAGAAATTATACACAACCAAGCAAGTGATAACACCATagactttgaaaaggcGGTCAAAGCAATACTAGAGAGACTCTCGCAGGAGGAAAAGGACGTTTTGAGCCCACATGTTCTCTTTGTGTGCTTATTGCATGTTTGCAATGAACAGAATCTATTTTTGCAGCAACCGGAACCGCTACATGATTTTCAGATTCTGCTCAATGCTTCCACCGAACAACACGCAAAGTGTGCATAA